One Vitis vinifera cultivar Pinot Noir 40024 chromosome 8, ASM3070453v1 genomic window carries:
- the LOC100242714 gene encoding LOW QUALITY PROTEIN: myosin-17 (The sequence of the model RefSeq protein was modified relative to this genomic sequence to represent the inferred CDS: deleted 2 bases in 1 codon) yields the protein MSHAMQLQIEEANAMVIREREAAREAIEEAPPVTKETPVIVQDTEKVDSLTAEVERLKASLLSQTQAAEEAKQACAAAQAQNEELTTKLGDAEKKVDQLEDSVQSFIVQNCPSSACFLINQGLCASPQSAGFSFLNGRVLGGLDDLRQVEAKYPALLFKQQLTAFLEKIYGMIRDNLKKEISPLLGLCIQRRSQANAVAQQALIAHWQSIVKSLNYYLKIMKANHVSFSLKYNVKN from the exons ATGTCGCACGCAATGCAATTGCAAATAGAAGAAGCTAATGCCATGGTTATCAGAGAACGAGAGGCAGCTCGA GAAGCAATTGAAGAAGCACCTCCTGTCACTAAGGAGACCCCAGTTATAGTCCAAGATACAGAGAAGGTGGACTCGTTGACAGCTGAAGTTGAAAGGCTGAAG GCTTCTTTACTATCACAAACACAAGCAGCAGAAGAGGCCAAGCAAGCTTGTGCTGCTGCTCAGGCCCAAAATGAGGAACTAACCACAAAGCTTGGTGATGCAGAGAAGAAAGTGGATCAACTCGAGGATTCAGTGCAGAG ttttattgtCCAGAATTGTCCTTCTTCAGCATGCTTCTTGATTAATCAG GGGCTTTGTGCATCTCCACAAAGTGCTGGGTTCTCATTTCTTAATGGTCGGGTGCTTGGTGGACTGGATGACTTGAGACAAGTTGAAGCCAAATATCCAGCTTTGCTTTTTAAACAGCAACTCACAGCCTTCCTTGAGAAGATATATGGAATGATAAGAGACAATTTAAAGAAAGAGATTTCCCCATTGCTTGGATTGTGTATTCAG AGACGTTCTCAAGCTAATGCAGTTGCACAACAAGCGTTGATTGCTCATTGGCAAAGCATTGTGAAAAGCCTGAATTATTACTTGAAGATAATGAAAGCAAACCATGTAAGTTTCAGTCTGAAATATAATGTCAAGAActga